CAGCTTTCCGGAGCGATGAAGACCTCACAGATGATTCCGGCCTGGGTCGTGTCCCTGCTCATCCCGATGATGGCGCTCGCGCAGACAGCGCCCCCGGGGGACAGCCAGAAGGTGGACCAGTATGTCACCCAGAGCCCGGCGCTCTGGTACTGGGTGGCGGTGCTCGTGGTGGCGGCGGCGGCCTTCGCGTGGGTCTCCTTCCGCCTGTCCAGGCACAAGCGGCCGCCCCACCGTCCGATCACTCCCTGACGCGGCTCAGCGCGCGTCCGCGGCCGTCTTCGTCTCGCCCTGCTTGCCCGCGGGGAGATCCGGGATGAGGAGGATCTCGATGCGGCGGTTGCGGGCGCGGCCCTTGGCGTTGGCGTTGCTGGCCACGGGCTTGGTGTCCGAATGGCCCGCGGCCACCAGCTTGCCCGGGGGAACACTGGCCTTCTCGCCGAGGAAGCGCACCACGTTCACCGCGCGCGCCACCGACAGCTCCCAGTTCGTCGGGTAGGTGGCCGCCAGCCGCTGCGAGGGCGGCGCGTCATCCGTGTGGCCCGACACGAGGATGGAGCGGTTCTCCACCTTGGAGAGCACCGTGCCCAGCCGCGCCAGCACCTCGCTCCCACGCGGCGACAGACTCGCCTCGCCGGAGTCGAAGAGGATCTTGTCCACCAGGTCCACCTGGATGCGGCCCTCGCCCTGCGACAGGCGGATCTCCCCATCGGCGATCTCCGCCTTCAGCTTCTGCTCGATGTCCTCATAGGTGGCCTTGAGGCGGGCGAGCTCGGCGTCCTTCTCCTGCACCGCCAGCTGGAGCTGCTCGCGCTCGGTGGACAGCCGCGTGCGCTCGTCCTCGAGCGCCGTGAGCTTCTGGTCCTTCGCCGCGAGCTGCTGCGACAGCTGCGCCTCCAGCGCCTTGCGCGCCTGCTCCGTGCTCACCGTCTGCGCACGGGCCTCCGCGGCCGACTTCTCCGCCGCCTCCGCGCGCTCCTTCTGCATCGCATACGCCCCGTAACCGAAGTAGCCCGCCACACCGGCCAGCAGCGCCACCACCGCCGTCACCAGCCACGGGAGCCAGGGCTTCGAACCACCCCCCTTGTTCTGGGGAGCCATTCCCTTCGCGAACACCGTCTTGTCTGAATCTCCAGGCATGGCGCGCAAGCTAGAGGCCCCGCCCGGGTGCGCCTCAAGGCGTTGCAGGTACGCGCAGGTATCTGGAGGTGCAACGTTGCACTGCTGGCGGAGCGGGTCCCACGCTCCACGCCGTCCGGTTACAGCCCGGGTCGCGAAGTTTCAGGCCAGCGAACCGCTCGGGGTGCGCAGCGCGTCGATGAGTTCGCGAGCCGACACCGGGTGCCCCTGCCCTTCCGGCGTGAAGAAGATGCCCACGGGCATCCCCTCCTCCTCGAGCTGGGGCAGCACGTTCTCCAGCAGCTCCTGCAGCTTGATGGCGCGAGGCTGGAAGCCGGACCACAGGCGCGTGGCGCACAGGGCGGCGAACTCGGGGGCGGGCCAGAGCGGCAGCACGTCCCGCCCGGTGTCGTCGAGCGCGAGCGCCCAGCCCTCGCCATCGAGCCCCCAGACCTCGCCGGACTCCGCCACGCGCTGGAGGAAGTACGAGTAGCGGCGGGCCGCGGGCAACCGCAGCACGGCCTGCATCCGATCCTGGCTCTGCTCACTTTCCATGGGTCCTCCCAATGCGCGAAGGATGGTGGGCCGGTCCGACATGGGGCGCGCCATCGGTCAACTGGCCCACGAGCGCGGCCACCTCCTCGGCACATCCCCAGGAGAGTGTCACGCCCGCGCCGCCATGCCCGTAGTTGTGGAGGACGTGGCGTCCGTCCACCTGCTCCAGCTCGAGGCGCACGGCGGGCCGTCCGGGCCGCAGCCCCACGAGGTGCTGCAACACCTGGATGCGGGTGCCCTCGGGCAGCAGCCGCGCCGCGCGCGCGAGGATGGCCTCGGCCTGCGCGGGGTCCGGCTCCAGGGAAGCGCTCCCCTTCACGGAGGTGCCGCCGAGGATGCAGTCGTCGAGGCGGGGAATGAGGTACGTCATGCCCCGCGCCTCGTCCTGCTCGTCGAGGAGGA
The sequence above is drawn from the Archangium gephyra genome and encodes:
- a CDS encoding OmpA family protein; this translates as MPGDSDKTVFAKGMAPQNKGGGSKPWLPWLVTAVVALLAGVAGYFGYGAYAMQKERAEAAEKSAAEARAQTVSTEQARKALEAQLSQQLAAKDQKLTALEDERTRLSTEREQLQLAVQEKDAELARLKATYEDIEQKLKAEIADGEIRLSQGEGRIQVDLVDKILFDSGEASLSPRGSEVLARLGTVLSKVENRSILVSGHTDDAPPSQRLAATYPTNWELSVARAVNVVRFLGEKASVPPGKLVAAGHSDTKPVASNANAKGRARNRRIEILLIPDLPAGKQGETKTAADAR
- a CDS encoding DUF2750 domain-containing protein; its protein translation is MESEQSQDRMQAVLRLPAARRYSYFLQRVAESGEVWGLDGEGWALALDDTGRDVLPLWPAPEFAALCATRLWSGFQPRAIKLQELLENVLPQLEEEGMPVGIFFTPEGQGHPVSARELIDALRTPSGSLA